The Brassica oleracea var. oleracea cultivar TO1000 chromosome C6, BOL, whole genome shotgun sequence genome includes a region encoding these proteins:
- the LOC106296955 gene encoding ABC transporter G family member 18-like codes for MPRVSATPQEISPHGGNESPTLGELLKHFDDGDRKIYSGEEALFHHILDLASPELLPVPFLLSFNNLSYDVKVRRRFNFSSPAPVKTLLDGVSGEACNGDILAVLGASGAGKSTLIDALAGRVSNLRGTVTLNGEKILQTRLLKVISAYVMQDDLLFPMLTVKETLMFASEFRLPRSLSKSKKTERVETLIDQLGLRNAADTIIGDEGHRGVSGGERRRVSIGIDIIHDPIVLFLDEPTSGLDSTNAFMVVQVLGRIARSGSIVIMSIHQPSARVIDLLDRLIILSRGKSVFNGSPKTLPTFLSDFGHPVPDKENITEFTLDLVRKLEGSTEGARELVEFNEKWQHNQSARATPMTTPYQALSLKESITASVSRGKLVSGSSSSNPISMESVSSYANSPLVETFILAKRYMKNWLRTPELMGTRIATVMVTGLLLATVYWRLDNTPRGAQERMSFVAYGMSTMFYVCADSVPAFIQERFIFLRETTRNAYRTSSYVISHSLVSLPQLLALSIAFAATTFWTVGLSGGLESFFFYCLIIYAGFWSGSSFVTFVSGLVPNVMISFMITIAYLSYCLLMGGFYINRDRIPIYWIWFHYISLLKYPYEAVLINEFDDPSRCFVRGVQVFDGTLLAKVPEAMKVKLLDTMSDSLGKNITESTCLRTGPDLLLQQGISQLSKWDCLWITLAWGLFFRILFYFSLLFGSKNKRT; via the exons ATGCCTCGTGTTTCAGCGACACCCCAAGAAATCTCCCCCCACGGCGGCAACGAGTCACCGACGCTCGGCGAACTGCTAAAACACTTCGATGACGGTGACCGTAAAATATATTCCGGCGAAGAAGCTTTGTTTCATCACATACTTGACCTCGCTTCCCCTGAACTACTACCCGTGCCATTTCTCTTGTCCTTCAACAATCTCAGCTACGACGTCAAAGTTCGCCGGCGGTTTAACTTCTCGTCGCCGGCTCCGGTGAAAACTCTGCTTGACGGTGTTTCCGGCGAAGCTTGCAACGGCGATATACTCGCCGTTCTCGGAGCAAGCGGAGCTGGGAAGTCCACCTTGATAGACGCTTTGGCGGGAAGAGTGAGTAACTTGAGAGGCACGGTAACTCTAAACGGAGAGAAGATTCTACAAACTCGTCTGCTAAAAGTGATATCAGCGTACGTGATGCAAGACGACCTCTTGTTCCCGATGCTCACCGTCAAAGAAACCCTAATGTTCGCTTCCGAGTTTCGTCTCCCAAGAAGCTTGTCCAAGTCGAAGAAAACAGAGCGTGTTGAAACCCTAATCGACCAGTTAGGGCTCAGAAATGCGGCAGATACGATAATAGGAGATGAAGGACACCGTGGAGTCTCCGGCGGAGAGCGGCGGCGTGTTTCGATCGGGATCGATATTATCCATGATCCTATTGTCTTGTTCCTCGACGAACCTACTTCAGGGCTGGACTCCACCAACGCGTTTATGGTGGTGCAG GTTCTTGGACGTATAGCTCGGAGTGGCAGTATCGTAATTATGTCGATACATCAACCTAGCGCTCGAGTCATAGACTTGCTTGATCGTCTTATCATCTTGTCTCGTGGCAAGAGTGTGTTCAATGGATCTCCGAAAACTCTTCCCACATTCTTGTCGGATTTCGGACATCCAGTTCCGGATAAAGAGAACATAACCGAGTTCACGCTTGACCTAGTTCGAAAGCTCGAAGGATCTACCGAAGGAGCTAGAGAGTTAGTAGAGTTCAACGAGAAGTGGCAACATAACCAATCAGCTCGAGCCACGCCAATGACCACACCGTACCAAGCCTTGTCTTTAAAAGAATCTATTACCGCAAGTGTTTCAAGAGGCAAACTAGTCTCCGGCTCGAGCAGTTCCAACCCCATTTCGATGGAGTCAGTATCTTCATACGCAAACTCTCCACTGGTCGAGACGTTCATCTTAGCCAAACGGTACATGAAAAACTGGTTGCGTACACCTGAGCTCATGGGAACACGGATCGCTACTGTCATGGTCACTGGTCTTCTCTTAGCTACTGTATATTGGAGGCTTGACAATACTCCAAGAGGTGCACAAGAGAGAATGTCTTTCGTTGCATACGGCATGTCCACAATGTTCTACGTCTGCGCAGACAGTGTCCCTGCTTTCATCCAAGAGCGGTTCATTTTCTTGAGAGAGACAACGCGCAACGCCTACAGAACATCTTCTTATGTCATCTCTCACTCTCTTGTATCATTGCCTCAGCTACTCGCTCTCTCCATTGCATTTGCTGCAACCACGTTCTGGACAGTTGGTTTAAGCGGCGGGTTAGAGAGCTTCTTCTTTTACTGCCTCATAATCTACGCAGGCTTTTGGTCTGGATCATCTTTTGTCACCTTCGTATCTGGTTTGGTTCCGAATGTCATGATAAGTTTCATGATCACTATTGCCTATCTTTCATACTGTCTACTGATGGGTGGATTCTACATCAACCGGGATCGGATACCTATCTACTGGATATGGTTTCATTACATTTCATTGTTGAAGTATCCCTATGAAGCTGTCTTGATCAACGAGTTTGATGACCCATCTCGGTGTTTTGTTAGAGGAGTCCAAGTATTTGATGGTACGCTTTTGGCGAAAGTGCCTGAAGCGATGAAGGTTAAGCTTCTAGATACAATGAGTGACTCTTTGGGAAAAAATATAACGGAGTCCACATGCTTGAGAACAGGACCTGACTTACTTTTGCAGCAAGGTATTTCTCAGTTGAGCAAATGGGACTGCTTGTGGATTACGTTAGCTTGGGGTCTCTTCTTTAGGATATTGTTTTACTTCTCGTTGTTGTTTGGAAGCAAGAATAAAAGGACGTGA